ttattattattattatatataatagtgCAACCAAAGAGAAATTGATGATGAGAGTTTTGGAGGCCTTTTTCACGAGTTGTCAAAATagtagcaaaaaaaaattaaaaatattatatctaatataatttatatttaatagatgtaataaaataacttacaaaacaTCTCAACATGTatattttaaaaagaatatCAATATCATTATatgtaaatgatataaaattaaaaaattaaacaatcTTAAATAAttgtacaaaaaaaatttagatacCCGCGCAACGCGCGGGCACATTACTAGTTAACTTAAATACTTACCCATTTTTTACATAATAACTTTGttgatgtgaaaaaaaaagttatgtTCTTTACATAAccaactctttttttttctaccaTAACTACTTCCTCGTTTTTTTACCGTAACTACTTTCCCAATTCTCAACCCGTGCCATTCCCACCGAAATGGCGATTACCTTgttcctttctttttttctttttcattactTTCCTCATTTCTAATCTTCTAACTAAATTGCTTAAAAGAAGAGGAAGTTCTTCCTCCCATATCTATGTtttcgttttagtttttaattttatatttgcaCTTGTTGTTGATTTGAAATTTATATATCTTGTCGAAATTCTTTTTTCGTCAGATCTGCATATGTTAGCTatacttctttcttttttttcgatTTTAGTAAGAGCGAAATACGTTCATCTTATTCATAAATCTATacatctacgtggttgcaaacaAAGAAATATTCAGATCCAAATATCCAGAAAAGCCTAAATGATGATAAATAAATTGCAGGGGATTTTCAATGAATTCAACTTATGAGAATGATATAATTtctatatttgtgttttatttgttcattttatGGTTTATATTGCTCATTGTAATCTTTTTTATTTCCCATATGAATGTGGAATTTTATTTCTCCTAATTCTCTTGATGTATTTGTGTTGTTTCATCTCATAAAATTATCTATggccttttatatatataaaaaaactttcccattttttacatttcttcTGTCTTCACTTTGTTTTTTTAAGGGCATTACTATTCACCGCACCCAAATTACGAACTACCATCCCCTCTTTTACCATATCTcccttctcattttattttatccaaaaccttaaaaactctctctccctttctctcccGAGCAAAAAACCCGCATTTTAGGAAAATGGATCCCAGCTTTTCCGAAGATTatgatttcgaacacgaggtaatattacgatcctaaaattgaaaaaaaaaatttgtttctgatttttttttattttttttaatgtattttgcCTAAACGAGCGGCGCATGCTGCCCGTTCCGTAGGCCGAACCGTTCGGCCTACGGAACGGGCAACATGCACCACCCGTTCCACCGACGGAACGGGGGTACGCGCTGCCCGTTCCACCTACGGAACGGGCAGCACGCGCTGCCCGTTCCCACCGTGGGATGGTAGCGTAAGCTGCCCATTCCCACCGTGGGACGGTAGCTTAAGCTGCCCGTTCCCACCCATGGTGGAACGGGCAGCCTGCCCGTTCAGGCAAAAAAGGGGCTGAAATTGCCccgaacaatttttttttatttttttatacagATTACGTTAACCTATTATGCATTTTTGgtatattcaggtaccgataGAAGATTGGAATCTCGATGGAattgattatagttcgcgtttCATAACGGACACCGTTTTCCCATCGTGTCAAAatgctattgattgggcaaaaaagatagctattcaAAATGGgtttgaaattataatattttatcacAAACATGGGGGAAAACAGAAGCTGTTGAGATGTTCACAGGGTGAACGCTATAGAGGTGTTGTGAGAATTGATGAACATCCTGCAATAAGAAAAGGTAAAACTAAAGTGTGCAgatgtaaatttcagattaaagcatatcaacatgcagacctttctGGATGGGGGATACAGGCTAAGGTTGGGTCAACTGGAAAGCATAATCATACATTGTgtgtgtatccagagggaagtcgatagatgagcggactcagtatcgcatctaaaaTAATTATGCGTGATATGActtcagctcaagcaaagccccgtgctattttagcagcagttaaagaaaaacacaTAGAAGACAACCCAATAATTAAACACATCTACAATTACAGGGAAAAGATGAGGAAGGATGGGTTCGAAGGTATAGACttggctagtcaattctaccatattgctgtgGAGAACAAGTATGTCCATTACACACAGGCTGATTTTggtgtgataacgcatgtgttTATGACACATCCAGACTCAGTTGATATGTTCAGGACTTACCACTAGTACATCGATATTGATTCAAcatacaaaacaaacaagtacaaaatgccgtttgttgagattgtggggatgacgccatgcaataaCAACTTCAAGATAGTGTATGCGATAGTTAAAGATGAGACTGAAGGGAGCTATCGTTGGATTTTGCAGAGGCTGTGGATTTTGATTAGGTTTGATCTTAACCCGACTGTTATTGTCAGTGATAAGGAGCTGGGGTTATTAAAGTCGATCGAAGAGGTTTTTCCACATTCAgcgcacttgctatgcacttggcatataaataaggatgtggaagatcgGGTGTATAGAATTTTGGGAGATAAAGGACATgcctctaaattcaagaatggaaaaTGGAGAACAATATTACAATCCTTAACCATTGAGGAGTACGAGACCAATCTTAGCAAGATGAATGATGGGATGAGTAGGTACAAAAATCTTATCTCGTATGTTGAGGACACGTGGTTGGctcataaggagaagtttgttgttgcttagacgaaggaatttctacattttggcaacacaacttcttatcgagtggagagcgaacatgctagtctaaagcaatggctcaataccGCAACTCGTTCCCTCGACTCGGTATGGCAAAAGGTTCATAAGCAGATTGAATCCCAAGCAACTAATATCAGGTATTTGCAATTTGTTCTAATGTAGTTTAGAAATTTGCATTTATGAATGTATCATTTCACAAAACGTATGCCGAGTGCTTGGGAATACAATTAAAGTCGTCATGGACGTGCTCGTTCTACTAGTTCATCTAGGAGTCGTGATAGAAGTGGTAGAATGAGCTCTTCATCATCGGTCCATAATGTTGCCTCATCAAGTAATGTTTATTTGATAAACCCAACTTCTTTTTGTAAATGTTTTGTAATCTATAGTTCATTTACACTAAACAATGTCTTACTTCACGTGAATGCAGATGGAAATACGTTTTACTTCacgcttgctgctacctgaaattacagtaaaTAAATTACAGAATATTCTTATATTTCCTACTAACCAGGAATAAATCACATAAATAATAAGCACATTTAAATTTCTTACCAGAAGACGATCCTGCTGTAGAAGAAAAACGTCTGTCTCGACCCCTCATCACTACGGTAGAAGGTGCTGGGATAGTATCAGCACTAGTAGGAGGAATAGAGTCATCTCCGTCCATCTCTACATCATCCGCCACCTCTTGAAGTCTGTCACGCTCCTCCTGTGCAGCATGTGCCCTCTGGGCGTCCGCCATGAACCGCTGCTCCGTTCGTAGCCACCGAACAGAGGCAGTAACAACACGTGAGGTCGTATGTCTGTATCCAGAACGCGCATCAGCAACATCATCCTGTAAATTATCCAAatattcaattaaatataacattttatttattatattcaatttagcgtttttcttattttttactaTTCGGTTCTGCCAACGGGCGgcccaaattattttttttttaaataacaaaACGGCCTGTTTTTGCCCGGAGCGGGTGGCTCACACCACCTGGCCGCAGGACAAACGGGTGCGTCGCACCAATCGTCCCTAGGGCCGATAGGTGCACCGGAATTGTTTGGCCCTACGGCCAAACGGATGGCAGATCCGTTTGGCCGTAGGGCCAAAACGATTACCCCGCGCGTTCCAGGTGGAATGCGCGCGCCGTTCGTTCCACCATTAGGTGGAACGGGTGGCGATCTCGTTCCACCTAATGGTGGAACGCGCGGCGATCCCGTTGCCCCCTAGGGTGGAACGGGCAGTTCATCCGTTCTACCCAGGGTGGCAACGGGAGGCGCACCCGCTTAGGGGGAAATTTACGATTTTCGCCTCTGATTTCGGAGGCGGAACTCGTGATTTCGTGaaaatttttacaaaaaaaacatacCGGAATCTTCATGAAGCCTTTTCCCATTCTTTGCTTTGGTGCCATGTCGATTTGGGTCGGGTTTTTGAAAATCCTaaaaagctagagaggatttgatTTTTTAGATTGAAATTGTGGGAAGAGCAAATATGTCAAAAGCGGAAGTGATAAGTTAATTATGGGCGGTATATAGCAGTTCACTTTTTTTAAAGGTTACAAAACTTTGtttatgtgaaaaaaaaaattaacttaaatACAAGAGTGAGTTTATTGTGCCAACAATTTCAGTAACCATACTTTTAATCTATActgattttattttacaatatatatttttatgtgttTAGTATTATTGAAACAAAAATGTTGTTTTATATGGTTTATGTAAATTCCCTTTTAATCATTAAGTGGAAAATTAGTTTTCAAAGTTGTTGAAGAGAACTTCTAGAGTAGACTGAGTGTAATGGATCTAACCATTAAAAAGAGAGGAGCATGCTATCTCATTGGGAAATTATTGGTATAAGGAAAGAAAATGCATAATTATCATGTTTCTATGGGCAATGTCCAATAGACCGAAACCATAGTAGAATTTGTCGTTGTtccaaaagaaaaatattatgTTTGAGAATTAAACATTACATTAGATTGAAGTAAATCTGAAACATGAGTGGAATGTGAATCCTCTagaatatataaatacatatgAAGGGTCAATTATTACATTTCTTAATGCTTATTGCATACTTAAAATGGGAGAAAATCCGTTCCTCAACAACATATGATAATAATtatacaaaattacaaaaagaaaCGGAAAACAATTGAGAAATTAGAAATGAAAATGATCTACTTCCAGTTGTCGGCAACAATGTGAGCCAAATCAACAACCCTTTGTGAGTAACCCCATTCATTATCATACCAAGCAATAACCTTAACCATATCATCACCCATAACCATAGTCAAGGATGAATCCACAGTTGATGATACATCTGTGCACCTGAAATCAACTGAAACAAGTGGTTCATCACATACTGATAAGATTCCCTTAAGCTCCTTGTCTGCACTCTCTCTGAATGCTGCATTCACTTCTTCTGCGAATGTTTTCTTTGTTACCTGAACAACCAAGTCTACAACTGACACATTTGGGGTTGGAACACGCAGGGCTATCCCGTTTAGCTTTCCTTTAAGTGTTGGAAGAACAAGGGCTACTGCCTTTGCTGCTCCTGTTGATGTTGGAACTATGTTCAGTGCAGCTGCTCTTGCTCTTCTCAAGTCACGGTGACTTGCATCCAGCAGCCTCTGGTCTCCCGTGTATGAATGAGTTGTTGTCATCGTTCCCTTTATGATCCCTGCATTAGAAACATCATGCCTAAATATGACTGATTGGACTATCAAATAATGCATGCTGGAAAGTGGAAAAACAAGAGAGGAAGGAAGTGAATACCGAATTTCTGGTCAAGGACCTTGACAAAGGGAGCAAGGCAATTAGTAGTGCAAGAAGCATTGCTGATGATAGGCTCATCTGGACTGTAAGCATCAGCATTGACTCCAACAACGTAGGTTGGAATATCTCCCTTTCCAGGGGCCGTAATTAGGACCTTCTTAGCACCTGCCTCAATGTGCTTCCCAGCCCCTTCTCTATCCACAAATACTCCTGTTCCTTCAATCACAAGGTCTATGCCCATCTCCCTGTAAATCTCAATTTAGTTCAAATCATcctacattcattcattcattcatataATTAAACAAGGGACTTACTTCCATGGAAGGTTAAGAGGGTTTCGGCTAGAAACAACCTTGATGACCTTTCCGTCAACAGAGATTCCATCCTCACCGACAGGCTTGACATCAGCCTCGAATATGCCGAGGGTTGAGTCATACTTGAGGAGGTGAGAAGCTTGCTTGACACCACCAGTGTCGTTGATTGCAATAACATCTAAAGGTGAATCTTTGCGTCCATGCCAGCATCTCAAGAAGTTTCTTCCAATTCGTCCAAATCCATTTATGGCCACCTTTAACTTTGCCTCTGCTACAGTTTTCCTGTATCCCCCATTGCTACTTCCCACCTTCATTTCCACAAATTCATCACTATCTCCCTCTCCCAATTTTAGTACAATTATTCATTATATAGCTAACAATCTAACATTTTTTGCAATTGATTTTTCATAATAAGGACCAGATTAAGCACTAATCGTCTAATTGTATAAGGTGTAGAGTTTCACATAATTATAAAcgattttgaataaaaattgtaaaaaattaATTGCAGTATATCAAATGAATAGAATAGATAAAACTTACAGCAGAAGTCTGGAAAGCAACAACAGAGAGGAAATCATCGGAAGATTTCTTGgagaaagaaaggaaagaagaagAGTTGCGGAGGCCAGAGAAATCTTGGAATCCCTTTCCATTTGCCTGTAATGCAATgtaacaacagaaaaagaatatgaaaaaacaagTGATGAGAGGTGTAAGATTAGAAGAAGAGGAGAGCAAAGTGAACCTGAAGAGAGGGTTTGGCTACGGAAAAAGTAGCCGAAGCCATAATGGTGATGAAAAGCAAGCAAGCACAAGGAACAAGTCGCAGAAATGTGAGTTTAAGAGAGAAGATGataggaggaggaggagggaaATATCAAAGGATCAGATTTTGGATAGGCTCTCTTTCAATGTATGGCTGTGCTTCTCTTTTGTTTTAGTGTGTCCTGTCCAGTTCTATTTCTCATTTTCCATCTTCCAATTTTTATCATTCTCTATCACCACTCACTAATACATTAATGCTAtaacttttttaatatatgtaaATTATCAATAATTTCTTACATTATACATGAACATTTGTACTTCCTTAAAAATGATagtcattttttattttgaaataattgCTTATGGTTAATTTAGTAGTTATAAGTTAAGAAACCCATAAAATTTATTAGTTAAATAGCTTGTTATCAACCTTGTTTCGACATTTAATTATGTTTTGCTTTCTGTTTCcaataaaaatacatttatgGCTCCTACGCTATAATGctattaatgttattttttttgatataaaaatcattgaattttatataattgtaacattaaagtccaaatTAAAGGTAACtcaaaaaagataataaaatgatAATCTAGGTTTAACTACATTATTAACctttttttatcaatgttaCCTTAAATTGTAGTCAAATTATAggtcattattttattaatcttttaacaattttctttaatttttgtcTTTAATGTTACCATATAATGTAAAATTTATAGATTTTTATGATTGGAAGAGTCAATGTTATAGTAGTATTGTAATTCAGATGACATACATgtatttaacatttaaaaaatgtgATATTTTTGTTGTGGAAGGATTATATGACTTGCATggttgaaaaataataatatgtaATTGACCTTGTaacataaatttttttagttGATAATGTGACAAATGTAAATGAGCAATATGGATGTAGTTAATGTCATTATATGCTTAAGTATGGATGGACGACATGCTAATTAAATTTTGAGAAGTAATAAGAATGTAGTTAATgagactattttttttataaactcgTTTTGACATAAAAGATAGGAGAGAAGTACATGTAATCCTTTTCAAAAAGATCACCAAGAATTGAAAATGTATTTACATTAGGGCATACCTAAAAAATTGTTGCAAGATTTAATAGTTTTGATGTGTTGTTAAAATACTTGTGATCCTAGCACCTCTTAGAAAAAACTAAAAGAGATAATGTTTCACAAGAAGAATATGCTAAGATCATTACTAGTATTTTCTTTAATGAATTATACTAGACTAGACATAACTTATGATATTAGTAAATTGAGTAGGTATACTCATAATTCTAATATGCTAACGACGAACTTTTTGTTGGGCTTTTGGAGAAtaatatatataggcccaactgaagtgatgggcccaactgcagcgatccaactGTAGTCATTTATATTGAGTGGCAATTAGGGTTTCAGATGGTTAGCGTTTCTTTCGCAGTATAAATGTAatctctttctctgtaatctgCATCTCTTTaattatagtgaaatatcctggATTGGTAGTGCCCCCAAACGTAGTTattcatattgagtggcgaactgggtaaatAATTCTTGTGTGATTGCTTTtgtttttcgtttatcgtaatcgtattttattcctaacaattggtatcagagcgagGGTAATTACGATGGGAGACgaaaaaacccctgtggagaAATTCGATGGTTCGGATTTCGGTTTCTGAAAGATGCAGATCGAGGATTACCTATACGGTAAAGATCTATACCAGCCTCTGGGTGACCAGCCGGAGGATATGTATGATGAAGAGTGGAAGCTATTGGACAGAAAAGTGATGAGCGTGATTCGCCTGTCGCTGTCCAGGAACATGGCGCACCACATGGTGAAGGCAAAAACCACGAAGGAGATGTTGGAGATTTTGAGTTCGTTATATGAGAAGCCTTCCGCGGCCAATAAAGTTCATCTGATGCGGCGATTGTTTAATCTACAGATGACGGAGAATATAGCAGTGGCGACGCATctgaatgattttaatatgACGATCACTCAATTAAGTTATGTAGATATTGATTTCGACGATGAGGTATTAGCCCtaattctgttatcttcttTACCAGAGAGTTGGAGTGGCATGGTTACTGCCCTAAGTGCTTCAGCAGGGAAAGAAAAACTTAGGTTTGATGATGTCAGAGACTTGATTATAAGCAAGGAGATTCGCAGGAAAGAGTCAGGTTCCACATTTGGATCAGCCTTGAATGCAGAAAATCGGGGCAGGTCAGATCGCATGTCAAAAGAGAATCGTGGCAGGTCTAAGTCCAAAGGGAGAGGGAAACCTGCTAAGGACAAGAGCCACATTAAGTgctggaattgtaatgagaatgATCATTACAAGAGTGAATGTAAGGCACCGTAGAAGGAGAAGTCAGTGAACTCAGCCagcgaggattttggtgatgcgaTGATTCTAAGTAATTCAACTGCAGAAACAGCAGCAGAAGCCTTGGTATTGAGCGTAAGAAGTCCTCTGGAGTCTTGGGTGTTAGACTCGGGAGCTTCGTTTCACTCATGTAGTAGTGAAGATTTGATGGAAAACTATACCCTTGGGAAATTCGGAAAGGTTTATCTTCCTGATGACGAGCCTTTGGAGATTGTAGGGAAGGGAGATGTTTCGATCAAATCCCTGAATGGATCTGTAATAAAGCTGTCTGGAGCCTAAAGAGAAATCTGTTATCAATTGGGCAAATGGATGATGAAGGTTATTGTGTAATCTTTGCAGGTGGTGCTTGGAAAATGACCAAAGGAGCCATGGTGGTTGCCCGTGGTGAGAAGGTTGGATCATTGTACTTAACAGACAATGTTTTCAATAGCATTGATGTCGTGAGGGAGAATGTCAATGCAGATTtgtggcactgtcgtcttggtCACATGAGTGAAAAGAGGATGAAAGTGATATGTTCAAAGGGTTTGTTGCCAGGTCTGAAATCTGCTGATCTTGAGCTGTGTGAGGATAACATCTTCGGGAAGTAGAAAAGGGTCAGTTTCTCTAAGGGTGGcagaactttgaagaaagagAAGTTAGAGTTAGTTCACAACGATCTATGGGGTCCTGCACCTGTGAAATCTCTTGGTGAGGCTTTATACTACATGACCCTCATTGACGACTCCACTAGGAAAGTGTGGATCTATTTTCTGAGAAAGAAATCAGATGCTTTTGATTCCTTTCAAAAATGGAAGGCCCTGGTTGAGAATGAGACAGGTTTGAAGGTAAAGTGCTTGAGGTATGACAATGGTGGGGAGTATGAGCTTAGGGAATTCAAGGAATTCTGTGCTGAGAATGGAATCCGCATGGAGAAGACTCTGAAAGGAACTCCTCAGGAGAACGGAGTTGAAGAACGAATGAACAGAACTCTGTGTGAGCGTGCTAGAAGCATGAGGCTGAAGTGCGGACTTCCGAAGACATTCTGGGCAGAAGCAGTTAACACTGCAGCATTCTTGATCAATAGAGGGCCATCAACTCCCTTGCAGAGTGGCATTCCTGAAGAAGCTTGGAGTGGAAAGCAGATAAATCTGTCCTTTCTACGAGTATTTGGATGTGATTCATATGTTCATATTGCTCCCCTTGAGAGAAATAAGTTAGATGCGAAGTCTGTTAAGTGCACTTTTATTGGATACGGTGGTGATGATTTTGAATATCGGTTCCGGGATAGTCAGAACAGGAAGATTATTTGCAGTCGGGACATTGTCTTCAATGAGCAGATGATGTACAAGGACAGTCTGGGAGCATCTAATACTGCTGATTCATAACCAGAGGTCGTGGAGCTAGACATCACGAATTCTGGTGGGATCAAGGAGGTAGTTGTTGAGGAGGTAGttgttgaggaggaagaagaagaaccacAAACTCCAGCAGTTACACTACGTAGATCCACTAGAGAGCGTAGAGCACCTGACAGGTACATGCCTACAAGCAACTACATACTGCTGACAGATAGTGGTGAACCAGAAAGCTACTTGAAGGCATCTCGTGGAGAGGATGCAAGCAAGTGGAGGCTTGCAATAGATGATGAGATGGATTCCTTGATGACCAATGGCACCTGGGAACTTGTTGAGCTTCCAAAGGGTAAGAAGGCTCTACAAAACAGGTGGATTTTCATAATCAAAGAAGAGGCTGATGGTAGCAAGCGCTACAAGGCAAGGCTGGTCGTGAAAGGTTTTCAGCAAAGGTACGTCATAGATTACACTGATgctgagcgatttccgcaagtgcacggtatacgcttgtaaaattggttaaatatacttttaagatttataatatggaaaatcgttaaatcagatttggttttgaaattgctagaatgagaattagattagagtataaagatgttagaaaatacttctgatttaggaatgaatttacaaaacaggattgtttagttctttagaaaagtaaacaaatatattcgtttgcattaagcaaagaaaacaactttaaactttgtataaatgataacaatgaaataaagacggaacctctaatttttaggctttgaactgtagtcaatcctcctacggtcgggttagatcgctaccttaaccaaattaaaactctaccgagataataatttgtctaagtgttcaacaaagtttccttgtaaagattttgaattaaactacgttttaatgaaaacaccggcaatccacttcggatcctttaccaaagtgctgcatgaaaatctatcgaatagaacggactttattagatgaaatataaattgatacaagtttacagagaacaaggagcatgaaaacattcgacagcgtgcaagtgaacgggttgtcaatcctttc
The window above is part of the Euphorbia lathyris chromosome 3, ddEupLath1.1, whole genome shotgun sequence genome. Proteins encoded here:
- the LOC136223143 gene encoding glyceraldehyde-3-phosphate dehydrogenase A, chloroplastic, giving the protein MASATFSVAKPSLQANGKGFQDFSGLRNSSSFLSFSKKSSDDFLSVVAFQTSAVGSSNGGYRKTVAEAKLKVAINGFGRIGRNFLRCWHGRKDSPLDVIAINDTGGVKQASHLLKYDSTLGIFEADVKPVGEDGISVDGKVIKVVSSRNPLNLPWKEMGIDLVIEGTGVFVDREGAGKHIEAGAKKVLITAPGKGDIPTYVVGVNADAYSPDEPIISNASCTTNCLAPFVKVLDQKFGIIKGTMTTTHSYTGDQRLLDASHRDLRRARAAALNIVPTSTGAAKAVALVLPTLKGKLNGIALRVPTPNVSVVDLVVQVTKKTFAEEVNAAFRESADKELKGILSVCDEPLVSVDFRCTDVSSTVDSSLTMVMGDDMVKVIAWYDNEWGYSQRVVDLAHIVADNWK